A stretch of Schistocerca cancellata isolate TAMUIC-IGC-003103 chromosome 3, iqSchCanc2.1, whole genome shotgun sequence DNA encodes these proteins:
- the LOC126177047 gene encoding cuticle protein 18.7-like yields MKVLVVLSAVMAVALAKPGYLGAARAIAAAPAIAAAPALAYGAAPALAYSAAPAVVAAPIHGGYAAYGPANIVLGADGIPLDTPEVAASKAAHLNAVAETRVRDAIVNSAAIVAPAISAAAPAVIDARTIAAHAIAAPALRYAAAAPAVAYSAVHPGYAAYGPANIVIGPNGVPLDTPEVAAGKVADAVAHLEAKARNGLIL; encoded by the exons atgaaggTCCTG GTCGTCCTGAGCGCCGTCATGGCCGTGGCCCTCGCTAAGCCCGGCTACCTGGGAGCAGCTCGCGccatcgccgccgcccccgctatcgccgccgcccccgcactgGCCTACGGTGCTGCTCCTGCACTGGCCTACAGCGCTGCCCCCGCAGTCGTCGCCGCCCCCATCCACGGCGGATACGCCGCCTACGGCCCTGCCAACATCGTCCTCGGAGCCGACGGCATCCCCCTGGACACCCCTGAGGTGGCCGCCTCCAAGGCAGCCCACCTGAACGCCGTGGCTGAGACGCGCGTGCGCGACGCCATCGTGAACAGCGCCGCCATAGTTGCCCCCGCCAtctccgccgccgcccccgctgtcATCGACGCCAGGACCATCGCCGCCCACGCCATCGCCGCCCCGGCCCTCCGCTATGCTGCTGCCGCTCCCGCCGTGGCCTACTCCGCCGTCCACCCTGGGTACGCCGCGTACGGACCGGCCAACATCGTGATCGGCCCTAACGGCGTGCCCCTGGACACCCCTGAGGTGGCTGCTGGCAAGGTGGCCGACGCCGTCGCCCACCTGGAGGCTAAGGCCCGCAATGGCCTGATCCTCTGA